CTCAGGTCAGTGCTTTAATCAAACAGAAATTATCCTAATTTCAACATCCCTAAACCTTATTAATTAGCATTTTTAGGTCTCACGGGTATACAGTAGTTCCCACTTAATCAGATACAAATTAATCTAATGGTTTGATATGGCTGGCACGATTCCCAGAGAATTTATTGACGAAGTCTTAGCATACACCGATATTGTTGAACTGATCGATTCCCGCGTGCCACTGAAACGTGCTGGTAATAACCACATGGCCTGCTGTCCTTTTCATGGCGAGAAAACCCCCTCTTTTAGCGTTAATCAAACCAAACAGTTTTATCATTGTTTTGGCTGTGGCGAAAGCGGCGATGCGATTCGATTTTTAACTGAATACGAACACCTGAGCTTTGTCGAAGCCGTTGAAGAATTAGCCCAAATGGCTGGCTTAGAAGTACCTAAAGTGGCTTTTAGTCAAGACGCGCCACGCCAGGCTCCAGAGCAGTTCGACCTGTTAGATCAAGTGTCAAACTACTACCAGCACCAACTCAAAAATCATCCTCAGTCGCAACAAGTTAAAGACTATGTGCAACAACGTGGTCTCAGTGCAGAAGTGATAAAAACCTTTGGCCTGGGTTTTTCACCCCCGGGTTGGGATAATGTGCTCAAGGTCATTGGCGCAGGTGATGAGAAAAAAACTCAGGCCTTGTTTGATACCGGCATGTTGATTCAACGTGATGAAGAAAATAAAGCACAATCATCACAGCGTTCCCCTTACTATGATCGTTTCCGAGAACGCCTGATGTTTCCTATTCGTGATCGAAGAGGACGCACGATTGCGTTTGGAGGACGGATCTTAGGTGATGGCAAACCGAAGTATCTTAACTCACCTGAAACCCGCTTGTTTCACAAGGGGCAGGAACTTTATGGGCTATTTGAACTCAAACAAGCATTACGAAAAATAGACCATATTGTTGTTGTTGAAGGCTATATGGACGTGGTTTCACTGGCGCAATTTGGCGTTAATTATAGTGTGGCCACCTTGGGCACTGCCACCACTGCGGAACATTTACAAAAACTATTTCGCCTATGTGATGAAGTTTATTTTTGTTTTGATGGTGATCGCGCCGGTAGAGAAGCCGCCTGGCGGGCAATGAATAACACCTTATCAGCAATGAAACCGGGCAAGCAGGCGCGGTTTATGTTTTTGCCCGATGGTGAAGATCCTGATACGATAGTACGGCAACACGGCCAAGCGGGTTTTGCAGCAGAAATGGACAAAGCCATGAGCTTTTCCGAATTCTTTTATGACAACCTAACACAACAAGTTGATATGAGCTCACTGGATGGTCGGTCACGCTTGATTGATTTGAGTAAGCCCTATCTGGGAAAAATTCAGGAAGGGGCATTTCAAACCCTGATGGTGGCCCGCTTGTCAGAGTTGGCGGAGATTGAACCTGCGAGTTTGTTACCTCTGTTGGGGATAAAATCCCATGCTATTTCGGGGATGGCTACGGCGCAAACAAAGAGCAAATATTTTAAGCCGTCATCAGCCGTTGTCCCCGATGCTCCATCGCCGGTTAAAAAAGCCCTGACTTATTTATTGCAATATCCCTATCTTGCAGCCAGTGTGGGTGATCCGGGTCGTTTTTCTTCATTAGAACTTACAAATATCAGTGTTTTTGTGCAATTGCTTGATTTACTTCAAAATGATCCCCAATTAAGTACAGCAAGGATACTGGCAAACTGGCAAAATACAGAATTGCATCCGTACTTGTCACAATTGGCCATTGAACCCTTATTGATCAGTGATGAACAGGCCATAGGATGTGAATTTAATGAAATTTTACAATTGTTTACTCGCCAATATCAGCAACAGCGCTTTACACAGTTACAACGCATACTTCGACAGCAGGGTTTAAACCCGCAGGAAAAAAGCGAATATATGCAATTACTCGGGGCACTAAAATCAAAGTAAGCGTCTAGGCAGAAATCAATAGACAGTGAAATAAGTCCGATTTTCACTAAAACTTATTTAAAGCTTAAAATTGGATAAAAATCCCAATTTTGTGAGCAAGATTACGCTTTTTTAGCACTTATTAACTGGTTTTTTCTTTGTCTACTCGCAAAATAATGCTTAATATGTTAGAATAGTAAGTTATCTCAAGCATTTTTTATTGCATACTTTCACCGATCACATTTACGTACGGATCAAGAGGTCTATGGATCA
This genomic window from sulfur-oxidizing endosymbiont of Gigantopelta aegis contains:
- the dnaG gene encoding DNA primase, encoding MAGTIPREFIDEVLAYTDIVELIDSRVPLKRAGNNHMACCPFHGEKTPSFSVNQTKQFYHCFGCGESGDAIRFLTEYEHLSFVEAVEELAQMAGLEVPKVAFSQDAPRQAPEQFDLLDQVSNYYQHQLKNHPQSQQVKDYVQQRGLSAEVIKTFGLGFSPPGWDNVLKVIGAGDEKKTQALFDTGMLIQRDEENKAQSSQRSPYYDRFRERLMFPIRDRRGRTIAFGGRILGDGKPKYLNSPETRLFHKGQELYGLFELKQALRKIDHIVVVEGYMDVVSLAQFGVNYSVATLGTATTAEHLQKLFRLCDEVYFCFDGDRAGREAAWRAMNNTLSAMKPGKQARFMFLPDGEDPDTIVRQHGQAGFAAEMDKAMSFSEFFYDNLTQQVDMSSLDGRSRLIDLSKPYLGKIQEGAFQTLMVARLSELAEIEPASLLPLLGIKSHAISGMATAQTKSKYFKPSSAVVPDAPSPVKKALTYLLQYPYLAASVGDPGRFSSLELTNISVFVQLLDLLQNDPQLSTARILANWQNTELHPYLSQLAIEPLLISDEQAIGCEFNEILQLFTRQYQQQRFTQLQRILRQQGLNPQEKSEYMQLLGALKSK